The region GGTCAAAACTGCAAACTAGTATTCTAACTAAGTGACTTTGGATGtcaaaaaaagaatatataaatgATTGAATTAATTATATGCTTTTATCTAGAATGATAGAATCTATGGTCACAATACTAAAAGAACTGAGTTTTACACTAACCACAATGGttactgtgcttttttttactaAGAGAGGATTAATTCTTGGTCTTGTCTCCCCTTCTCACATGCTGTCTCTCTAATGGTGCTCTCCTCCTGTCTCAGTTTGTGAGGTGGTGCGCACTCTGCCACTGAGTGCAGACAGGGACAGCAATGACGTGGTGGgtgatctgtctgtgtgtttggatggaATGCAGGTGGATCCTGCAACCTTTGCTTCGGAGGAACAGAAAAACAGTGAGACGACTTTTTTGTAACCAGACATCTGGGTGCAGGCTTATCTTTTCACAGTGATGTAGTACTATCTTCTGTAGTACTATCTTCAATCCACAGCCTAGCTCAAAACCACTGTAAGGTGGAGTTCTCGTGATGTCTTTTCAAACTCTCAGAAGCTTCTTTACCTACTTGTCTACGGCGCACCGTGCGTCATGGCCGAAGCGTGTTCCTTTAGCCTGCACAgcgtgtttttcatttttaaactgcGCATCATCCACCACCAGCCAGTCAAGATTGAGGATAACTTCTCTCTACTAGGAGGAAAAGCTTTGGCTGTTATTGGCCACCTTTAGCTCTGTACaacactaaacaaacattacCATATCTGAACATAAAAAAGAATAGCTCAAGTTTGagtaatttttaaaagcttttatgaCCATCTTGTTCTTTTTGGTATTCTCTTTGGTGTACTCCCATTGGGTAGTTTTTGCCAACTTGGCACTGCCCACCCCCAAAGAAGCAAGTTTCACAATGAACGCAGTGTTTATAAAGACACCATGTAAATGCTCCCTAAAGAATGCTCGACACCCATATCGCATCCCATTCCATTTGTACCATTTGTGAGTCTATGAGTGCACTGCATGAATAAATagtgcttctttttctcctaaTCCTAGATGCTGTTCCGAATGGAGAGTCCAGGCTGAATGGGGAAGTGGCTGGCAGGTGTGATAGCTCCCTGGTGTTTGTTATGGGAGTTTTAAGGGACTTCAGATTCATATTTGTAATAGATGATTTCCAAAtagttctgtgtttttgtttttcaaacagCTGTATGATCATCTTAACTATTAGACAGTGTTACCCATGTTTGCTAAGAGTTAAGCCACTTCTGTAGCCTGTATAAATCATCTGTGTGGCAGATCGAGTCGAGACTCCTCTCCCTCCAGCGACATTGCTGATGATCCTTTATTGCCCAATGGTCACGCTGTGGGAAGTCCAGGGTCTCCATCTCCTTCAGCAGGGGCTCTGAGGCCACTGCGGCCACCTAGACCCCAGTGGCCACCCCCTGCTTCTCCCCAGAGACCCTCTTCCTCAGCAGGTGAGTGTCTGCTCTCAGAGGTGGAGCGACCGTTTGACTTGTgtctgttcagttcagttcaatttttaaattaaactgctCATTTCAGAAGAGTAAGAGTCCTTAACAGGACTCTTGTTGCTGATATTGAATGATCACTAATGGGCAAGTTAAATTATTGTTAGCATTCATCCACCAATATGTACATCAGTATTATTGAGTAAACTGTTCTTACTATATATCAAGTGGAGCCCTTTGTTCTAATTGTGATTGCAATAAATGTTTGCCCTGTGTTTTTGGGTCCATTAACTATTTCCTCACTTCTGTCAGTCTCCTCACCTGGCTCCACTCCATCCCACGGAAGCAGTGGTCCAAGTCCAGAAACGTCGCCGCACATGAGTGTGAACAGGGAGCCAGTGAACCAGGGCTCAAGCTCAACCTCAGGCTCAACCTCAGGCTCAGGTCAGGCCCTCGGGGTGAGCCCCTCTCTCCATCGAGTGAGCCCCATCAACACAGGCCCGCTTCCTCCTGGGTGGGTTTCCCTTTTTACTTTGTACCACACTGTTCATGTCCATCTTGTTTTCTGATTATTAAAAAGTTGCAGGCTTTGCTTATCTCCGACACTATTTTGCATTGACTCCAATTAACTCCATATCCTAATTAGAGACTATTGTGGATAAATCCTAGGTATTCTGGACATCCGTTGTCTGacttgtttttcatgtttacaCGTTGTAGCTGGGAGCAGAGAGTGGATCAGAATGGTCGTATATACTTTGTGGATCACATTGAGAAGAGGACCACATGGGAGAGACCAGAACCTTTGCCTCCTGGGTAGCGTAGTCCCTCTAAAAGGATTTTAGTTTCTAGCAATGTTGTGCACTAATATTTGCCCTCACAATATGGCTgaaggcaaagaaaaaaaaatggctggAAAGGTATAGAATAAATAATGTACTTGATGGCTGTAACTGCAGTTTGTTGAGTGAAGGTTCACTGAAAGGTTGTTGCTGTGTCATGTCTTAGCTGGGAGCGGCGCGTGGACCCAATGGGCCGTGTGTACTATGTTGATCACATCAGCCGCACCACCACGTGGCAGAGACCCACGGCAGAGTCGGTCAGGAACTATGAGGAGTGGCAGAACCAGCGCAGCCAGCTGCAAGGAGCCATGCACCTGTTCAACCAGAGATTCATCTACGGGGTTAGGACCCACACACCTTTTACACCCTGGCTACTAGTTATTTTTTGCATATGTcacaataattaataaaaagttgttgttttatcgactgttgtttttgtctgtgcctctggggaTCTGCCGATCTCTCACCTCCCTAATCCTCCTCCGTTCCTCCGCCCTCTAGCTCCAGGATCACCTAGCACCAACTGCTAATAAAGAGTTTGATCCATTGGGACCATTACCTCAGGGATGGGGTGAGACAGTCACGCAACACATTCCCAATCAGTTGTCTTTACCTTGAGACTTAAAATACTAATTTGTTGAAACTGTACAGTAAAAAGCATgacattataaaatgtttattttctggaAGAAGCAGGCAGTAATGTTTATCTGCCCTTGCGCTTATTTGACTCAGTCTGtctgtatacatacacacctacccaTTTCATCTACAGAGAAGCGGACCGACAGTAATGGGAGAATGTACTTTGTTCATCATCCTACAAGAACAACACAATGGGAGGATCCTTGCACTCAGGGGTAGGACTCGGAACACTCATCAATAAAATACAAGCCTAATGGCACCATATAACCCCCTCAGATTGAAACGAATGCTATATCTTTGTTGTCTCCACACTTAGCAAGCCTTTTACTGATGTCTATGTCTGAGTGATTGCTTGAAacctctttctgtctgtctgtgtgtgtgtgtgtgtgtgtgtatgtgtgtgtggttaagcTTGCTGAATGAGAAGCCTTTGCCTGAAGGTTGGGAGATGAGGTTTACTGTGGATGGAATTCCATACTTCGTTGACCACAACAGGAGATCAACCACCTACATTGACCCCCGCACTGGCAAATCTTCACTGTGAGCCTTCCACTTTTactacaacaataataattttatctgTATAGCACCTTTTAAAACAAGTTTACAGAGTGTTTAACTTGACGATACAAAGATGGACTATTATCAAAGTGGCCCGTTTGGCATTAATGTGGGACAAACTGATCTTAcatgatttttgtgttttattttgaattttgtgaAATATGATGATGCTACAGTGTTAAATCATTATTTCCAAATTTCAAGGTTACTAATATAGATTTAGTTGTATATTAACCAGTTTGCTAAACTGCAGCAACACTGTTGCAGAAATGTGAcacattttattgtaaatattcAGAGATAGCATTGATTTTTTAGAGTGCCAGAGAGGGCATGTCTCCCTTCCTTATGCATTTTGAGTGTTCAAGTGAGGCTTTGCTCTTGTGATGCTTGTATATTCAATGATGTGAGCTCATAGGCAGTCTGTAGTTTCAGATTCCATCTCCTCTTCAGTTCCTGCAGCAAGGGGCAGTGTTGGCCTTTGGTAGGCATCTTGAATTCAGCTTCTTGAGGGCTAGAATGACCTTGGTTCCCAGGAGCTTCATTTGTTTCTTATATGCCCTCCTGTATGGTATTCTTGAAGTACTTGAAATTGTGCACTCGGTTGTTCACCAGTGGCAAAGAAAATGGGCCTTTCTTCTGTGTCTCCCGAAACTTGCTTGATTAGCCGGCACCCTTACAGTATCTTGATTGGCTGGCACCCttgctgtatatttttgttCCTGGCCTTCTCCAACTGCCATGGCTACAGTACCATGTTCCTTATCTAAGTGTCCTTGTGCTTGTGcgttatgtatgtgtgcatgtgtaggtggGCAAGTGTGCTGATGGAGACCGGTGCACGGATACACCAAGGCCAGCTTGTTATTTTCCTTTGCTCTTTAGAGAGGCCCACAGGTGCTGTTTGCCCTCATGGCTGTTCTCATAAAGGCCTTGTCTCCCCATCCTGGGCTCCCACTCCTGCTCATCCCCTCATCAAGGTCACATTGCTTTGTCAGTGGATCATGCGTGAGCTCCTGCTGCCTATAAACCCTACCTGGTTCACTGTAATTCCAGAAACTTATGCAGAGTAGGCTATAACCAAACTGGACACCTGAATCTACAGGAGAGGTCAGGTGTGGTGAAGGCACAAGCATAAACACAAGCATGTAGTCCAGAACTCTCTTCTATGCATGCTTAAAAGgtgcaatgtgtgtgtctcacagtgTTATGTTTTTGGCCCCAAATTGTCCTAAGAGTGCAGTTTTGAGATTTGTTTTCTCACAAAGTACTTTGGAATGTTTTTGTTATAGGTAATACCTGctaatgttttatgtaaagcATATGATTTTTATCAGCCTAGGAGATGAGGTATAAGGTAATTTAGACTGGGTCAGAGGTAGGTAGAAAATGTATATTGGTAATAATAGTATAGGTTATACAGGTATGTGCAGACTAGCCAAGGTTAGAAAATGCAACTTTTACTttataaaatgatcattttcagaTTTAGTATGGTGagtagattttttaaaaaaaaattttttttaccaCTTCTAAATTTTCCATTTTGCTTGGCTCACAGTGAGAATGGCCCTCAGATTACTTATGTGCGAGACTTCAAAGCCAAAGTTCACTATTTCCGCTTCTGGTGTCAGGTATGTTCTAAAACTGCACTGTTGTTTGTTGAGTTTTATACTGTCAATTTGCATGTGCAACATGTGAGATTCatatttgaattttgtttttgcttcatcaTCACAGCAACTATCAAAGCCTCAGCATATCAAAATCCATGTCAATCGCAAGACACTGTTTGAGGACTCCTTTCAGCAGGTCAGAGAGAAGGCCTTTCTGTAACTGAATGGCTTTCTTAAGCAGCACTTTAATGCTGATTCCTTGTAGATTTGAAAAAACTGATTTTTCTAAGGATTTAATATTTCTCATTAAAAGGTTCTGATTAAAATTTCTCATTAAAAGAatgattgacttttttttttttttttttttttttttaaagatcatgAGCTTCCACCCACAAGATTTGAGACGGAGACTATGGGTCATCTTTCCAGGAGAGGAGGGGCTAGACTATGGAGGAGTGGCCAGGTATATTAATTACTCAGCTGCATGTGATCTCAGATCCATACTATCTATGTGACCATATTGTGACCAtattgttcacttttttttttgtctttttaattgtagactctttttttaaatggtagaacagctgtttatttattcatttgtttcagaGATGGTACTCTCTGAAAAATGGTTCCCAATGCTTCTCtacatattaaaatgcaaacatacaAATTCTGCGATCTTTTACTAACTTTATTGGGTCATAAGTCAGTGGATTTACTCCCCCTAAAGATTGTTCTTTTAAAACCAACACTTTGGCCTACTTAGAGCTAGTGGTCCAGTTGTGGTCTACCATTATAATTGGATAATCTCCAATGATGAGCAAAAAGACTATAAACAATATTTGATATCTGTTTTGAGAATAGCAgtagaaatgtttattaataagagtatgtctgtgtgtgtatgttacagGGAATGGTTTTTCCTATTGTCTCATGAAGTGTTGAACCCAATGTACTGTCTTTTTGAGTATGCGGGCAAAGACAACTACTGTCTGCAGATCAACCCAGCCTCCTCCATCAATCCAGACCATTTGAAGTACTTCAAGTTTATTGGACGATTCATTGCCATGGTATTTGCAAAGATTCACATTATTAGGCACATTTTAACCAGTAAAGCAGTAACCTTCACGagtagtttttgttttaatgcatccaaaatgtataaattatcTCCAAATATTACCACTAGGACATGTACCTAAAAGTATTAGAAAAGAACAACTGGGAGTCTTGGCCAATTTGGCTGAAATCAATATAGTcaataagtaatttttattATCCGAATGTTCAGAATTTCCATCTACTAATACTAGTAACTCTTGGTCAATCTGACTGTAGTTGGACCTGTTTAAtaagtctctctgtgtgcgtttgtttccTTCCAGGCTCTGTTTCACGGGAAGTTCATAGATACTGGCTTCTCTCTACCCTTCTATAAACGAATCCTAAGCAAGCCATTGTCTCTGAAAGACCTGGAGTCCATTGACCCAGAGTTCTACAACTCCCTCATCTGGATCAAGTAAGTTATGCCAATGGATGTGGTGGCCATGATGATCCTGATTCTGATAGTGACTGGGTCATGTAATAAGtagagaggaggaaaaggatGTGAGGTTGATTTCAATAAAGATAGAGTAGTCTTTTAAAGGACAGGTTTGGGATGGTAGTatgtcttgtttatttaatgtttatgaaaatgtatgctCAGAATAACATAACCTGTGAGCAGTAAAGGCAAAACAGATGAAAGCATTGCAGAGCGCGGTGTTATAAAAACCTAAAACACCTTGTTTTATTTGACCTTTCTAAGGCAGGACCATAGAAAAAGTGGTGGTGATGCTCAGGGTGGATAAATGTGATCTACTATAACTATGTGAATGTTGTAACTATATAAAAGACTCCGCTAAGTCAGATTGTGTTTTCACCAGGAGTGCTCAAACAATAAAGATCACTCCAAGAGTAATGGTCTGCGACGTATTACACTTCAGTGTAACGGTCTGCGACGTATTACACTTCAGTGTAACGGTCTGCGACGTATTACACTTCAGTGTAACGGTCTGCGACGTATTACACTTCAGTGTAACGGTCTGCGACGTATTACACTTCAGTGTAACGGTCTGCGACGTATTACACTTCAGTGTAACGGTCTGCGACGTATTACACTTCAGTGTAACGGTCTGCGACGTATTACACTCCAGTGTGACGGTCTGCGATGTCACAAGGGAACCCAGGTCTCTCTCACTTTGGCTAAAGTTAATGTTCATGAGTGCACCATCAGGATAACCCTGGACAACAGTGGTGTGCATGGCGGGGTTGCAAGGAGAAAGCTGCTGCTCTGGCCATCTGTAGTTTACCAAAGATCATATGGATAAGCCAGAAGGCtattggaaaaatgttttgtggatGAATGAGGCCAAAATAGAACTTTTTTGGTTTAATTGAGAAGCATTATGTttagagaaaggaaaacaccaTGTTGCAGCACAAGAACCTTATCCTATCTGTGAAACGTGGTGGTACTATTGTGGTTTGGGCATGTTTCTAAAtctatacataaatacacacacacacacacacacacacacacacacacacacacacacacacagacagacacacacacacacacacacacacacacacacacacacacacacacacacacacacacacaaaaaatctcATCAATACCAAAAACATATAATAGACAAATAGAAACAAGTATTAGTATATGAtacaaagaagaaagagaatCTAACTATTACATTACTACCCTACTGctaacaaaaaaagacaaatgaaactAAATTGCACAAATCCTATATCAGACAAGTATGCAGCTGTATAAAGTTCTAGGCGTGCTATTTGATAGTTCCCCTGCTGCCCCTACCTTTGGCTTCCAGTGGAGAAGGTACACTCATACTTCTCAGTGGGAGACCTTTCCCTATGTAGTTTAGAGACCGTGAGACGGTGTGAGAGAAGAGGCAGACTGCACTTgcaaacatttcagcattttattacGGTTACAGCAATTGATGTACCAAACTTGAAGAAAGGTATAATCTATAGTCAAACTGGAGGGCAACGTGATGGGTCAATAACCAGGAAAACAAATAACtccaaaaacaagaaaatacagACACTAAGAAGCGGAGAACATCACTTAGTAGTATGCAACAGCAATACAGACCTTAACAGGAAGACATGAAAAAGAGGGGTATAAATGTACAGAGTTTAGAGATTAAATACAAACAGCTGTAGATAATAATAAACTCAGATTGACAGTGATGAACTGGGCATGAACCAACTGAtggggaaacaaacaaaccgacAACAGGGAAGCTACTGGAGAATGTCTCGTCCACCCCGACGAGGTTATCAGACCCACACGGTGACATGATGATATCACTGACGCGATGTGCAAATGTCACCTTCcaatttttttcttgtgtgggctcctcacccccccacccctggcaAAATGCCACCCTGGGTGTTCTGAATTATACCAGTGGATtctaaaagaaaatgtcagcCCATCTGTCCGTGACCTGATTCTCAAGAGGAAGCGGGTCATGCAGCAAGACAATgaccctaagcacacaagtCTTTCTACCAAAATATGGTTAAAGAATAAAGTTAATATATTGGAATGGCCAAGTCAGTGTCCTGATTTGAATTCAATAGAAATGTACAAGCAGTTTATGTGAGGAAACCAACCATCATCCCAGAGTTGAAGCTTTTCTGAGGAACAGGCTAAAACGTTTGGCTGCAGTTACTGCTGCACAAGGAGTCACACCAGATTCTGAAAGCAAAGGTTGACTtacttttgccactcacagatatgtaatattgtaaCATTTTCCTCAGTAAATAAATTACCAGGTATAGTATTTAATTGGGTTCTACTTTTAACACTTGTGTGAAATCAATGATTTAGGTCATATTTATGCAGAAAATCCTGAAGGGCTGAATGATATTTACTATATTGTGATAAAACATCTGTTTATTGTGATTTGTGATATTAATTGCAGTGGAATGTTGGGTCATGTTAACTTGAAGAAATGTCaagtgtttgcttgtttgtgaaTTGCAGCATCTTGCCTTATCGGTATTGTAGGGCCAATATGGCAGTATTAAGTAACAAATTACATAGCAACCAAAATAGATAGGTTGCATGCTTATCCCTGTCCTTAATACGACATTCCAGaagagcagggtgtgtgtgcaggaagtaCTAAGGGGAACAGATACCCAGTCAAACATTCTGTAAGACATTCAGAAGGTCAGTCAGAAtatcctcctccccctccctccactACTTGCAACCTTCACTAAGACTGCTAGTGGTGCACACTGGattgttttctttgctgctTTAGTCCCAGAATGTCCTCACTGGAACAGTGTCCCCATTCATATTGCACACCCAACTTAAGACCACACCGCCAGCTAGATCTGTTGTCTCTAGCGTTGCTCGTCCCAGTGGTGTCTTTAGCGAAACTCACCACAGAATGAGCCTCCATCTTCATAACAAGCATGTAGGTTTTTGTCTAATGCCAGAAAGGCCATACCACAtatcaaggggaaaaaaagataaatgtgcatattttaCAGAACAGCAGCTGCACAGCAATTTAACAAGTGTTCTTTTGTGCattgtttgccatttttaatCTCCCCTGTTGGTAATGATTCCACTTATCCAATGCCATTTGACTCACAGGGAAAATAACTTGGAGGAGTGTGGGCTGGAGATGTATTTCTCTGTGGACAAGGAGATCTTGGGTGAAGTCACTACTCATGAGTTGAAGCCAGATGGAGGGAACATTCTGGTAACTGAGGAAAATAAGGAGGAATATATCAGGTAGTGGCTCACATGTAGGACTTATTGTACTATTCTTGATGTAAAAGCACATTAATAATTGTGAAATAGCTAGAACTTTATTACATACGTGAGGGCACTGTGTTAGCTGGAAAATGTgacctgaaactgtgtgtgtgtgtgtgtgtgtgtgtgtgtgtacatatgcataTCTGTGTTCAGACTGGTGGCAGAATGGAGACTATCCAGAGGAGTTGAGGAGCAGACTCAAGCTTTCTTTGAAGGTTTTAACGAAGTCTTGCCCCAGCAGTACCTGCAGTACTTCGATGCCAAAGAGCTAGAGGTGCAGAGCATTACACCAGGGCTTAGTGATTTATTTATGGACTTCTCACGCAGCACAACActgaaagatttattttaaagccaACTGTCCATTATTATAGCTGTGCTAGTAGTCCAATATCCACGCAAGGTGAGCTGCTTTTGTCCTCCTGTGTTATAGAGTGTGATGGCCTGTGATCgttcttgtgtgcatgtgttttgtagGTGATGCTGTGTGGGATGCAGGAGATTGACCTTGCAGACTGGCAGAGGAACACCATCTACAGACATTACACTCGCAGCAGCAAGCAGATCGTCTGGTTCTGGCAGGTTAGGCAGGACTCAGATAGTGGCCCTGAGGAAGGCTCCATCTGCCCCACCCGTCCACGTCCCATTACAGGGGTGTGAACTGAAAAACACTGATCCTAGCTCAGCTCTCGTGTGCCCTGCCCAGCCCTCTTAACTGCTCTAATGCCATTGTGAGCATGAGCGCTCGCAGTTCCATTTTACTCCACTATTTATAACATCTTGCACTCAGTACTGATGCCCGTCAATGCTAATGCTTTTATCTTTGTGTATAAAAGCATTGATGGATAAGCTGTACATTCTTAGGAAATTGTTTTGGGGAATCATTATTTTGGTGTCTGTGGATAAAGTTGCTATCCATCTCTTCACTCCGGCctcttgctcttgctctctACTTGTGCAGTTTGTGAAGGAGATGGATAATGAGAAGAGGATGCGTCTGCTGCAGTTTGTGACCGGCACCTGCAGACTTCCTGTCGGAGGGTTCACTGACCTCATGGGTAAGTATGGTTGAggtcattatttttttacttgATGCACAACTGTGCCATGCACCTCACAGACTCGCTGGAGAATCCCATCTTTAGGCTATGAAGTGTGTGGAATGCAAGTTCTATGCCACTTCTTGAAACCCTAGAGCTGCTCAAAAAAGTCTGTCAGTTGTGCCCATAACAGTGTCCTAGAGATTTTGTTCTAGGAAACTCAAAATAAATGCCCTCATGTTTGTGCAATAGGTAGCAACGGGCCTCAGAAGTTCTGTATTGAGAAGGTGGGGAAAGAGAACTGGCTTCCCAGGAGCCACACATGGTGAGCTCATCCTAACGATCTCATCTTAACCATAACATGACAAAAGGCATTTATAATAGCTTTAAAAATCTTCCCCTTGCAAATAATACTTAATTTCTGATTTGTAGCTTGCCCGGTCtagatttcagtgttttgtttttgttctgagtTCCTCATTCTAAGCAAAGATATGAACTGTTTTACAATGAGGCCTTAtgatttcttctttctttttttttttttttgttgccataACAGCTTTAACCGTTTGGATCTACCCCCTTACAAGAGTTACGAGCAGCTTAAAGAAAAGCTGATGTTCGCAATTGAGGAGACGGAGGGCTTCGGCCAAGAGtgatgtacacacatacatacacacatacatacacacatgcttggcACAGGCTACTGTTATTAGCACATCTCCTTGGCAGCAGAGTTTACATGCCAGTCTTGCCTATGAGAATGCTGCTAGTTGCTGAAGGAGCGAGTGAAGTTTAcgagtgagagaggagaaaagttTGAGAGCACTGTCCCTTCTTCCTTTTGCCTAGGCTCACGTTTAGCCCCTTCTTCCCAACACGCCACTCAGAGTTTCCCTCCTACTGGTGGTCATGCTGCCTTAGTTGGTAATCTATGCACCAGAATGGCCAGGCTTGATGAACTGAATCCTAAGACACACATGGGCTATGCACACTACTCCCTGGTTTGCTGGATTCACTGTAGTTTTTAAACTGTTCGCTCCTTTCTGACTAACCTTGCACCTTGAACATGCGTCATTTCCCGTTGCTCCTTTACCGGTCTAGCAGAACATGGAGTAGAAACCCTTCTGTGTAAGATTGTGCATTGTCTGTGTTTGGTAGAGCTCTGTAGATACAGTGAGGTAGCTCTGTCCACCAAGGTGTAGGATGACCGAATGTGACCAGAATTTCAATTCTACTTAGGATGTAAACCCCttataaagcactttgagaGAGGAGTTCAGTGTTTGGGATGATAGAATAATTGATACTTAGAACATTGAAGGAGTTGGATTACTAATGATTACTCTCTTCATGATGCTTAAAAATAACTTGATTTCTCTGTGACTGGAAATAATTTTCCCATTAGTGAAAGTGGGGAATCAGATTCTTAATGCAAGTCAGTCGATTGcttttggaaaacaaaaaatgccaAAGAGGGGAAGTCAGGGTGTACTGGTGCGATTGACCAATGTCACGAATAGTGTGGACATCCCAAACATCTCTGTGAGAAGATTCCAAAATGGGTCTTCTCAAACTTAAATACAAGGCAGTACATGCCATTAAGGCAAAAGGAGTGATGCTGCTGGAGGTTATTATTACCATATTAGCATAGAAACACCTCCCCAGTCTATGGGAGCACCTTAAATGAATTTAAGAAGAGTACCTTCTTTAGACAGGCAGGATGCTTATTCAGGTTAGTAAATGTTCTGAAGTGAGCCAGTTTTCTTTTGATCAGAATCTGACCATGCACTTGTCACTTTGAGATTAAGGCTAGTTAGCGTGTCTGAGCAGTTTTAGATAACTACAAAACTGTGATGAAAAGCTCTGTCCCTTTAAAGCCCATATTATGCTTTCATTTAGGAAAGAGTGGTTGGATAAAATCACCTATAATAGCATGGAGGGGATTTTAACTTGACCTTAGTGAACTGATGGAGCATTTTAAGTCTTTTACTGCTGAAAggtgcttttctgtttctttcttttttttttttttttttttttttttttttttttttttttttaggagaaTTATGTAGTGGTGTTAAGGCATTTCCTTAACTCTGAGCTATTTCTGTTGCTTTGGAATTAGGCTTGTTCTGGGAAATGCAgtgtatgttgtatgtgtaAACTGTTATGTAGAATTTTAAAGACATCACTCTTGAACACTCTAAACACAGTTTTACAGAGCATAGTAAAATGTGTCTTCAGTGGATTCATTGGAGGAGGATCCTTCCATATTTGACAAACACATTGTTTCCACATTATAGTAAAGCTTGTGTAGCACTGGCTCCAAAACCCCCTAAGGAGAACGAATAGGAAGATTTTCCATTTATGAAAACTCTTGAATATGTAATTCAGCTTGATTCCTTAAAACATAGGCCTTTGTGGTTAATGTGTGAGttgtaatactttttttttttctcaattgaATTTTCCTATAAAATATTGTCTATTTCTGAGATTCTTAGCTCAAATATGTGAGCACAATGGTAACACTATAAAATGTGATACTGTTCCAATATCTTGTGTCTTTGATGAAACTGATAAATGACTGAACAGTTCAGCAATATGTACTTACTGTGCTGCGTACCACATTAATACATCTTGTATCAAT is a window of Electrophorus electricus isolate fEleEle1 chromosome 3, fEleEle1.pri, whole genome shotgun sequence DNA encoding:
- the itcha gene encoding itchy E3 ubiquitin protein ligase a isoform X2, coding for MTILFFLVFSLVYSHWVVFANLALPTPKEASFTMNAVFIKTPYAVPNGESRLNGEVAGRSSRDSSPSSDIADDPLLPNGHAVGSPGSPSPSAGALRPLRPPRPQWPPPASPQRPSSSAVSSPGSTPSHGSSGPSPETSPHMSVNREPVNQGSSSTSGSTSGSGQALGVSPSLHRVSPINTGPLPPGWEQRVDQNGRIYFVDHIEKRTTWERPEPLPPGWERRVDPMGRVYYVDHISRTTTWQRPTAESVRNYEEWQNQRSQLQGAMHLFNQRFIYGLQDHLAPTANKEFDPLGPLPQGWEKRTDSNGRMYFVHHPTRTTQWEDPCTQGLLNEKPLPEGWEMRFTVDGIPYFVDHNRRSTTYIDPRTGKSSLENGPQITYVRDFKAKVHYFRFWCQQLSKPQHIKIHVNRKTLFEDSFQQIMSFHPQDLRRRLWVIFPGEEGLDYGGVAREWFFLLSHEVLNPMYCLFEYAGKDNYCLQINPASSINPDHLKYFKFIGRFIAMALFHGKFIDTGFSLPFYKRILSKPLSLKDLESIDPEFYNSLIWIKENNLEECGLEMYFSVDKEILGEVTTHELKPDGGNILVTEENKEEYIRLVAEWRLSRGVEEQTQAFFEGFNEVLPQQYLQYFDAKELEVMLCGMQEIDLADWQRNTIYRHYTRSSKQIVWFWQFVKEMDNEKRMRLLQFVTGTCRLPVGGFTDLMGSNGPQKFCIEKVGKENWLPRSHTCFNRLDLPPYKSYEQLKEKLMFAIEETEGFGQE
- the itcha gene encoding itchy E3 ubiquitin protein ligase a isoform X1 translates to MMKAQLQIIVLSAKLKENKKNWFGPSPYVEVAVDGQSKKTEKCTNTHSPKWKQPLTVIVTPFSQLIFRVWSHQTLKADILLGMATLQVSETLKSNDLKICEVVRTLPLSADRDSNDVVGDLSVCLDGMQVDPATFASEEQKNNAVPNGESRLNGEVAGRSSRDSSPSSDIADDPLLPNGHAVGSPGSPSPSAGALRPLRPPRPQWPPPASPQRPSSSAVSSPGSTPSHGSSGPSPETSPHMSVNREPVNQGSSSTSGSTSGSGQALGVSPSLHRVSPINTGPLPPGWEQRVDQNGRIYFVDHIEKRTTWERPEPLPPGWERRVDPMGRVYYVDHISRTTTWQRPTAESVRNYEEWQNQRSQLQGAMHLFNQRFIYGLQDHLAPTANKEFDPLGPLPQGWEKRTDSNGRMYFVHHPTRTTQWEDPCTQGLLNEKPLPEGWEMRFTVDGIPYFVDHNRRSTTYIDPRTGKSSLENGPQITYVRDFKAKVHYFRFWCQQLSKPQHIKIHVNRKTLFEDSFQQIMSFHPQDLRRRLWVIFPGEEGLDYGGVAREWFFLLSHEVLNPMYCLFEYAGKDNYCLQINPASSINPDHLKYFKFIGRFIAMALFHGKFIDTGFSLPFYKRILSKPLSLKDLESIDPEFYNSLIWIKENNLEECGLEMYFSVDKEILGEVTTHELKPDGGNILVTEENKEEYIRLVAEWRLSRGVEEQTQAFFEGFNEVLPQQYLQYFDAKELEVMLCGMQEIDLADWQRNTIYRHYTRSSKQIVWFWQFVKEMDNEKRMRLLQFVTGTCRLPVGGFTDLMGSNGPQKFCIEKVGKENWLPRSHTCFNRLDLPPYKSYEQLKEKLMFAIEETEGFGQE